One part of the Sorangiineae bacterium MSr11954 genome encodes these proteins:
- a CDS encoding proline racemase family protein yields MTYSRIKVVDSHTGGEPTRVILEGGPSLGTGSLADRVRIFRRELDRFRTAIVCEPRGPECMIGALLCEPTAADCATGVIFFDNAGYLGMCGHGTIGLMVTLAHLGRIGPGLHRIETPVGIVSVRLHDDGRVSIANVPSYRLATKVGVDVPGYGRVMGDVAWGGNWFFLIENRGVALELAHVEALTDFTWKVRQALNAAGITGANGAEIDHIELYESTPGQRARGCRNFVLCPGKAYDRSPCGTGTSAKLACLYADGELAPGEVWLQRSVTGSVFEARFQIDPAGGGRIVPEITGSAYVTGEGTLILDERDPLRWGFGAGAGFGDAAAAP; encoded by the coding sequence ATGACCTACAGCCGAATCAAGGTGGTCGACTCCCACACGGGAGGTGAGCCGACGCGGGTGATCCTGGAGGGCGGTCCGTCCTTGGGCACCGGGAGCCTGGCGGACCGGGTCCGCATCTTCCGCCGCGAGCTCGATCGGTTTCGCACGGCCATCGTGTGCGAGCCGCGCGGGCCCGAGTGCATGATCGGCGCGCTCCTGTGCGAGCCGACCGCCGCCGACTGTGCGACCGGTGTGATCTTCTTCGACAACGCAGGCTATTTGGGCATGTGCGGGCACGGGACCATCGGGTTGATGGTGACGTTGGCGCACCTGGGCCGCATCGGACCCGGGCTGCATCGCATCGAGACGCCGGTGGGGATCGTCTCCGTGCGTTTGCACGACGATGGTCGGGTTTCGATCGCCAATGTGCCGAGTTACCGGTTGGCGACGAAGGTGGGGGTCGATGTGCCGGGCTACGGCCGGGTGATGGGCGATGTGGCGTGGGGAGGCAATTGGTTCTTTTTGATCGAAAACCGCGGTGTGGCTTTGGAGCTCGCGCACGTGGAGGCGCTCACCGACTTCACCTGGAAGGTGCGGCAGGCGTTGAACGCGGCCGGCATCACCGGGGCGAACGGGGCCGAGATCGATCACATCGAGCTTTATGAATCGACACCCGGCCAACGAGCGCGCGGGTGCCGCAATTTCGTGCTCTGTCCGGGCAAGGCGTACGATCGCTCGCCGTGCGGGACGGGGACCAGCGCCAAGCTCGCGTGTTTGTACGCCGATGGAGAGCTCGCGCCGGGGGAGGTGTGGCTGCAGCGGAGCGTTACGGGAAGCGTGTTCGAGGCGCGGTTTCAGATCGATCCGGCAGGGGGCGGGCGGATTGTGCCGGAGATTACGGGGTCGGCGTATGTGACGGGGGAGGGGACGTTGATTTTGGATGAGCGCGATCCGCTGCGGTGGGGGTTTGGTGCGGGTGCGGGGTTTGGGGATGCGGCGGCGGCGCCATGA